The following are encoded together in the Primulina tabacum isolate GXHZ01 chromosome 18, ASM2559414v2, whole genome shotgun sequence genome:
- the LOC142532287 gene encoding uncharacterized protein LOC142532287: MNTDDWLTLRGRICVPSGNDIRRDVLIEAHTAPYSIHPGTTKMYQDLRCRFCGQVKIENQRPAGTLQSLTIPQWKWKHITMDFVTGLPRTPKGYNSIWVIVDRHYEIWKERKAEPKIYRPILNSGQIGERAYRLALPPDLDRVHNVFHVSMLRRYISNPSHIFKHEPLDLMPNLTDKEVSIQILDRKVKILRNKEIDIIQILWRNQLVEKATWEPEEEMKHPYP, translated from the exons ATGAACACTGATGATTGGTTAACGTTGAGAGGTCGGATATGTGTTCCCAGTGGTAATGATATTCGCCGGGATGTTTTGATAGAAgctcataccgcgccatactcgatacatccaggtacaACCAAAATGTACCAGGATCTTCGATGTCGATTctgtggccag GTAaagattgagaatcaaagacCTGCAGGAACTTTGCAATCTCTCACAATACCTCAGTGGAAGTGGAAAcacatcaccatggactttgtaacGGGACTTCCAAGAACACCAAAGGGTTACAactccatctgggtgattgttgacag GCATTATGAGATTTGGAAGGAAAGGAAAGCTGAGCCCAAGATTTATCGGCCCATTTTAAATTCTGGACAGATTGGAGAAAGAGCATATCGTCTAGCATTACCTCCGGACTTGGATAGAGTCCACAATGTATTTCACGTCTCAATGCTCAGGAGATACATCTCGAACCCTTCCCATATTTTCAAACATGAACCGTTGGATCTGATGCCGAACTTGACTGATAAAGAAGTATCGATACAGATTTTAGATCGCAAGGTTAAAATACTGAGGAATAAGGAGATCGACATTATCCAGATTCTTTGGCGTAATCAGTTGGTTGAAAAAGCAACGTGGGAGCCAGAGGAGGAAATGAAGCATCCATATCCTTAG